Part of the Vicinamibacteria bacterium genome, CTCGTCCGATTCCGCGCGCATCCCCGGTGCCGCAGTCGCCGCCGAGCTTACCGTCGCGCTGGCGGCTCCCAAGATCTGCCACTACCTCCCGCCGGCGTGCGAGCGCTGCGGTCACGTCGAGACGGTCGACATCGGAATTCCCCACGGGTTTCTAGCCAGCAGAGACCCGTCGCTCGAGATCATCGAGGAACGGGCCCTGGCCCGGTTGCTGCCGGCGCGACCTCGCTCGTCGCACAAAGGGACTTTCGGCCATTTGCTCGTGGTCGCCGGCTCGGTCGGCAAGACGGGTGCCGCAGTGATGACGGCGCGTGCGGCCCTTCGGTCGGGCGCGGGCCTCGTCACCGTCGCCTCGGCGGCGAGCGCCATCGCGATGATGGCACCCATGGTTCCGGAAGTCATGTGGGAGTCACTGCCCGAAACCGCAAGCGGGGGGATTGCCTTCGAAGCTCACCGCCAACTCGCCAAGCTCATCGAATCCCGGTCGGCCCTCGCGATCGGCCCCGGCCTCGGGCTCGATGGGGAAACGGTCCGGCTCGTCGCCAAGCTCGTGGAGACGGCGCGCAAGCCGACGGTCGTCGACGCCGACGGGATCAATGCCCTGGCGATATCGGGCCTGATCAAGATGGACGGGGAGCTGGCTCTCACGCCGCATCCCGGTGAGGCAGGCCGATTACTCCAGCTGTCCGCGGGCGAGGTCGAGCAGGACCGCCTGCTCGCGGTGAGACAGCTCGCGACGGCGACCAACGCACACGTCCTTCTCAAAGGATTTCGCACGCTTTCGTGCGATCCCGTGGGCAACACGAAGATCAATCTTACGGGCAACGCGGGAATGGCGACCGC contains:
- a CDS encoding NAD(P)H-hydrate dehydratase, producing the protein MHVLDSAAMREADRRTIEDIGLPGRVLMENAGRAIVQVMRERIEDLDERIIAIVCGKGNNGGDGLVCLRVLLESGCDARAFVLAPFESLSADAIDNLQTALKMGLPVTAVPTEDDWDQVFPRVATADLVVDAILGTGLSEGARGLARKAIEGLNEIDAPVVAVDVPSGLSSDSARIPGAAVAAELTVALAAPKICHYLPPACERCGHVETVDIGIPHGFLASRDPSLEIIEERALARLLPARPRSSHKGTFGHLLVVAGSVGKTGAAVMTARAALRSGAGLVTVASAASAIAMMAPMVPEVMWESLPETASGGIAFEAHRQLAKLIESRSALAIGPGLGLDGETVRLVAKLVETARKPTVVDADGINALAISGLIKMDGELALTPHPGEAGRLLQLSAGEVEQDRLLAVRQLATATNAHVLLKGFRTLSCDPVGNTKINLTGNAGMATAGTGDVLTGVVGGLLAQGIPLQDTLPLAAHVHGLAGDLAAGDRGELSMTAGDLMEKLPEAFRRLS